From Patescibacteria group bacterium, a single genomic window includes:
- a CDS encoding hypothetical protein (possible pseudo, frameshifted), producing the protein MIKRIFHELWIIFKKPLFALFIIWGILFVIIPLFTYLYFVRDLTSKENIITRKNSGIILLDRNNKPFFSFYEAKSKNNVPIDQIPEITKKAVISIEDKNFYQHNGFSIEGLARAILANIEEERFSQGGSTITQQLVKNTLLSPEKSLLRKYQELVLALEIERRFSKDDILEMYLNTVYFGEGAFGIQDAAQSYFGKDAKNLTLAESALLAAILPAPSALSPLSGDAQRAFDRQELVLRLMEEQGYITRQERLAAEKEKIIFHPRRQDINEQAPHFALMVKDELIRRYGEQTIARSGFRVRTTIDIEKQKFAEKIVANQIQRLKQNRATNGATVAINPKTGEILVLVGSHSWFDEVNGKINMATSPRQPGSSFKPIVYAKAFEERVITPATVLEDKPITYPDGYKPKNYDGRYRGQILARFALANSLNIPSIHVLEKIGIPAAVEMAKRMGITTLKNPSDYGLSLVLGSAEVPLIEMTSAFGVFANEGKLSTRTTILEIRDRKGKLIYSYTPSTKLILDPRIAFFDLINSF; encoded by the coding sequence ATGATAAAAAGAATCTTTCATGAGCTCTGGATTATATTTAAGAAACCACTATTTGCTCTTTTTATTATATGGGGTATCCTGTTTGTGATAATTCCTCTTTTTACATATCTTTATTTTGTCCGCGACCTGACTAGTAAAGAAAATATCATCACTCGCAAAAACAGTGGAATTATTTTACTGGATCGCAACAACAAGCCATTTTTTAGTTTCTATGAAGCAAAGTCAAAAAACAATGTTCCGATTGATCAGATACCAGAAATAACTAAAAAAGCAGTTATCTCAATCGAAGACAAAAATTTCTATCAACATAATGGATTTTCAATTGAAGGCTTAGCAAGAGCAATCTTGGCCAACATTGAGGAAGAACGATTTTCACAAGGAGGATCAACAATTACACAACAACTTGTAAAAAATACACTTTTATCCCCTGAGAAAAGTCTTCTTCGTAAATACCAAGAATTGGTTTTGGCACTAGAGATTGAGCGCAGATTCAGCAAAGACGACATTTTAGAAATGTATCTTAACACTGTATATTTTGGTGAAGGTGCTTTCGGAATTCAAGATGCCGCGCAATCCTATTTTGGAAAAGATGCTAAAAATTTAACACTTGCTGAGAGTGCTCTGCTTGCTGCAATTTTACCTGCTCCCTCTGCTCTATCTCCTCTATCAGGAGATGCGCAACGAGCATTTGATAGACAGGAACTTGTTCTACGACTAATGGAAGAACAAGGATATATCACTCGCCAAGAACGACTGGCAGCAGAAAAAGAAAAAATTATCTTTCATCCTAGACGTCAGGATATAAATGAACAAGCTCCCCACTTTGCACTCATGGTAAAAGATGAACTTATTAGAAGATATGGAGAGCAGACAATTGCACGATCTGGATTTAGGGTAAGAACAACTATTGATATTGAAAAGCAAAAATTTGCGGAAAAGATTGTAGCAAATCAAATCCAGCGCTTAAAACAAAACCGGGCTACAAATGGCGCAACTGTTGCAATCAATCCCAAAACAGGTGAAATACTTGTTCTGGTGGGAAGTCATAGCTGGTTTGATGAGGTAAATGGGAAAATAAATATGGCTACTTCACCTCGTCAACCTGGATCATCCTTCAAACCCATTGTTTATGCAAAAGCATTTGAAGAAAGAGTAATTACTCCTGCAACAGTGCTTGAAGATAAACCAATTACTTACCCTGACGGATATAAACCTAAAAATTATGACGGTCGGTATCGTGGACAAATACTCGCTAGATTTGCTTTGGCTAATTCTTTGAATATCCCTTCAATTCATGTATTAGAAAAAATAGGAATTCCAGCAGCAGTTGAGATGGCAAAGCGTATGGGTATAACGACTCTTAAAAACCCATCTGATTATGGCCTTTCACTTGTTTTAGGATCAGCTGAAGTACCGCTAATAGAAATGACAAGCGCATTTGGAGTATTTGCTAATGAGGGCAAACTATCAACAAGAACAACTATTCTTGAAATTAGAGACAGAAAAGGCAAGCTTATTTATTCTTACACACCATCTACAAAGCTTATTCTCGATCCAAGAATTGCTTTTTTTGATCTCATCAATTCTTTCTGA
- a CDS encoding hypothetical protein (possible pseudo, frameshifted) has product MLFLISSILSDSIARAPTFGNALNLSRPAAVKTGTTEDFKDALTIGYTPSLVIGVWIGNNDYTPMDSVAGSLGAAPIWRQLMENFLSRTPVERFLPPANILRVMVCKDNGLRAETATSSAYMEFFLPGTIPTKSCTNPLSIPTPTEIEVTPTSIPNEEPIPTVTPTPTPTPTEIPREEIRRRILEQLTHPPGQEKKNEDQILNR; this is encoded by the coding sequence TTGCTTTTTTTGATCTCATCAATTCTTTCTGATTCTATAGCAAGAGCTCCCACATTTGGTAATGCGCTGAATCTCTCCCGTCCGGCAGCGGTAAAAACAGGAACTACTGAAGACTTCAAAGATGCACTCACCATTGGTTATACACCAAGTCTTGTGATTGGAGTATGGATAGGCAATAATGATTACACTCCAATGGATAGCGTTGCAGGCTCCTTAGGTGCTGCACCAATCTGGAGACAACTTATGGAAAATTTTTTAAGTAGAACACCTGTTGAGAGATTTCTACCTCCAGCAAATATTCTTAGAGTTATGGTTTGCAAAGATAACGGTCTGAGAGCAGAAACTGCAACAAGTAGTGCATACATGGAGTTTTTCCTTCCTGGTACTATCCCAACAAAATCTTGTACAAATCCCCTATCTATTCCAACGCCAACAGAAATAGAAGTCACACCCACATCTATACCTAATGAGGAGCCAATACCTACTGTAACACCTACTCCAACCCCCACCCCAACAGAAATACCAAGAGAAGAAATCAGACGACGAATTCTCGA